Proteins encoded by one window of Acuticoccus sp. MNP-M23:
- a CDS encoding ABC transporter substrate-binding protein — protein sequence MKLNSALLGVVTLCAFALPVTAVAEPASITDITGRTVEVDVPVKSMILGEGRLIYAVAALEEGDPFARVVGWRDDLLKADPATYDVYKAKYPAIDDLPTFGGVKDGTFDVEQAISLDPGIVVMNLEARPATEDAGLDDKLAAVGIPLVYIDFREAPIRNTTQSLEILGTLLGEEDRAADLIAFRDSAIAEVTDVLARAKPAKPLVFIERAAGFSDECCMSFGNENFGTMVELAGGINLAKDIIPGTFGTVNPEQIIASDPDSVIVTGAEWAAYNPVGGWVGLGPNSDMALAHDKLAALMDRPAFTGVKAAETNNVHAVWHQFYNSPYQFVVIQQMAKWLHPDLFPDLDPEATFKELHERFLPVAYDPGYFTSLGED from the coding sequence ATGAAGCTGAATTCGGCTCTTTTGGGCGTCGTGACGCTGTGCGCGTTCGCCCTGCCGGTCACAGCGGTTGCTGAGCCGGCGAGCATCACGGATATCACCGGCCGCACGGTGGAAGTGGATGTGCCGGTCAAAAGCATGATCCTGGGCGAAGGCCGGCTGATCTATGCCGTCGCCGCCCTGGAAGAGGGCGACCCGTTTGCCCGCGTGGTCGGCTGGCGCGACGACCTCCTCAAGGCCGACCCCGCCACCTACGACGTCTACAAGGCGAAGTACCCGGCGATCGACGATCTCCCCACCTTCGGCGGCGTCAAGGACGGCACGTTCGACGTGGAGCAGGCGATCTCGCTCGATCCCGGCATTGTGGTGATGAACCTTGAAGCCAGGCCCGCCACGGAAGACGCCGGGCTCGACGACAAGCTCGCCGCTGTCGGCATCCCGCTCGTCTACATCGACTTCCGCGAGGCGCCGATCAGGAACACCACCCAAAGCCTCGAAATCCTCGGCACGCTACTGGGCGAGGAAGACCGCGCCGCCGATCTCATCGCATTCCGCGACAGCGCGATCGCCGAGGTGACGGACGTTCTGGCCAGGGCGAAGCCCGCAAAACCGCTGGTGTTCATCGAGCGCGCGGCCGGCTTCAGCGACGAATGCTGCATGTCGTTCGGCAACGAGAATTTCGGCACGATGGTGGAGCTGGCCGGTGGCATCAATCTGGCCAAGGACATCATTCCCGGGACCTTCGGCACCGTGAACCCCGAGCAGATCATCGCCTCCGATCCGGACTCGGTCATCGTCACCGGCGCGGAATGGGCCGCCTACAACCCCGTCGGCGGCTGGGTCGGCCTTGGTCCCAATTCCGACATGGCGCTGGCCCACGACAAGCTCGCAGCACTGATGGACCGCCCCGCCTTCACCGGCGTCAAGGCTGCCGAAACGAACAACGTCCACGCCGTATGGCACCAGTTCTACAACAGCCCCTACCAGTTCGTGGTCATCCAGCAGATGGCAAAGTGGCTGCACCCGGACCTCTTCCCCGATCTCGACCCCGAAGCCACCTTCAAGGAACTGCACGAGAGATTCCTGCCGGTCGCGTACGACCCCGGCTACTTTACTTCGCTCGGCGAGGATTGA
- a CDS encoding methyltransferase domain-containing protein: MNDRAGGNYGIRDEIKAYWSARAATFDLQPGHEVFSDAERAAWFALFRRHLGPADGRAVLDVASGTGVISGMLHALGFEVTGADWSEPMLELARAKAERNGRAIRFILADAEATMLPDASFDVIVTRHLVWTLVDPAAAFAEWRRVLRPGGRLLVIDGDFVNPSAISRVIKAVATAGRRLGLGGPLDPQADEMHRTHRDILSRLPFHQGARAREVSQMLTDAGFADVTVDRGLFAINRAQARQMSLAKGMERMTQHRYAIAATVPARVGK, encoded by the coding sequence GTGAATGACCGGGCCGGCGGAAATTATGGGATCCGTGACGAAATCAAGGCCTATTGGTCCGCGCGGGCGGCAACGTTCGACCTCCAGCCGGGCCACGAGGTATTTTCCGATGCGGAGCGGGCGGCGTGGTTCGCGCTGTTCCGTCGCCATCTCGGGCCGGCGGACGGCCGCGCTGTGCTGGACGTTGCCAGTGGCACGGGCGTCATCTCGGGCATGCTTCACGCGCTGGGCTTCGAAGTCACCGGCGCTGACTGGTCCGAGCCCATGCTCGAGCTGGCACGGGCCAAGGCCGAACGAAATGGCCGGGCCATCCGCTTCATTCTGGCAGATGCGGAGGCAACCATGCTGCCGGATGCCTCATTCGATGTGATCGTGACCCGCCATCTGGTCTGGACACTGGTGGATCCCGCTGCAGCGTTCGCGGAGTGGCGCCGCGTCTTGCGGCCCGGCGGCCGGCTTCTGGTGATCGACGGGGACTTCGTGAACCCGTCCGCCATAAGCAGGGTCATCAAGGCGGTCGCCACGGCTGGCAGACGCCTCGGGCTTGGCGGACCACTCGATCCGCAAGCCGACGAAATGCACCGAACCCACCGTGACATCCTTTCCCGCCTGCCATTTCACCAAGGCGCCCGCGCCAGGGAGGTGTCGCAGATGCTGACCGACGCCGGCTTTGCCGACGTGACGGTGGACAGGGGCCTGTTCGCGATCAACCGCGCCCAGGCCCGCCAGATGAGCCTTGCCAAAGGGATGGAGCGGATGACGCAGCACCGCTACGCCATTGCCGCGACCGTGCCCGCCAGGGTGGGGAAGTGA